The DNA sequence TCACTCCAATCTATCGCCCCGAGTTCGTCCTACCATTCGGTGAGCGGAGGTTTAGTAATTGATTCGAGTTCGCTTGGAAAAGGATCCTCCAGTTACAGCCTCCCTGtgtcttcctctcatggaagtTCCAGCAGTTACTCTCTCCCAACGTCCTCGGGATCTCACGGAATATCTAGCCTCTCTTCCAGTTCTGGTGGATCTGCCAGTTACTCCTTACCAATTTCTTCTGGATCATCCAGCGGTCACATAAGCCTTTCCAGTGGATCTTCCGACAGTTCTAGTTATTCTTTGCCTGTTTCTTCTGGATCTTATGCATCTGGATCATCGCATTCTAATTACATACCATCTTCCTCCGACGTGTCATATTCATCGGGTGGAAGTTCCAGTTATTCGAGTCCCTCGTCCAGTTATTCCAGTTCCGGTTCCAGCTATTCCGGATCAGTTTCTAGCTACTCGAGCCCTGGTGCCAGCTACTCCAGCCCTAGCGTCAGCTATTCCAGTCCTAGCTCCAGTTATTCATCTCCTTCCACCTCGTACGGCACCCCTGTAGAGTCCCATGGTTCCTATTCGAATCTCAGTCCTAGATACATTGCATACTCCAGTTCAAAAGGCTACGATGGTTTGAATTCCGGCAGTAACAAATACGATACGATTTCGTACTCCAGTCCAAGTGGAAAGTATTAAATTATAGAATCGTCAAACGATCCCGCGAGAAACGTACTCTTTAATAGATGACCAATCGTGGACCATTCTTAGATAAATCGATCGTGAATGTACGAGCGAAACGTCCAAGGGTCGTAGGATATTTTACTAATTTATACTTACGCTTTTagcataattattttatttaaaacgcCGTTGCGTATTTATATTTCTGTTGTTTGCTTCGAGTACCGTTGTATATGTTGCGTAACATCGTTATTGTGATGTTTGTTTCATAGTTTTATACGTACTGTTTATAATAAAACGATTCTTTTTATAACCAGTTGATTATTTCACACTCCTCTAAGCGGAGCGCAAATTTAATACTTGTCTGACATGTTGCGCTTAATGTACATGTTCGTTAATATGGCTAACGTTTTCGATTAAGAGACAAACATTTGTTAGGTATTACTCTGTTTTACTAAAATACTCGAACGTTTCTCTTTTTACTTGACGGACGAAAGATGTTTAAgtacaaaataattttctatattttaattagTCCTTTTGGTGGTCGTCTTCGTTAacgttattttttttattgatcgTCCATACTTAAAACTCACGATGGAaagattttttatttgttcatcTTTCACGGTGAAAGTATTGGCAGCAAGAAAGGTAGAAGAGAAggttcgttatatattataaagatgAGGACAAGAAACAGTGTCAAAGCGTAAAAAGAAGATCACTTTTACTCCAAGGCCAGCTCTGGCGAAATGAGCAAATTCCTTTCTAAACTTTTGTTCTTTTTGGGAAAGTACCCGACGAGGTGTATACACTGCAAGCCGGTCACTACTCGTCTGCAGACCGGTTTAATACGATGTATAAGGAAACTGTTCTTTTGCCACTGCCCTTATTTCTATGACAGTAACGGGACTTCTTAGATTACCggtataatataacgatattttgtcCGAAGAAAGCTAAGCTTACAAAAATACTTAAGCAAAGAACCAATTGCATATCTTCCATTCGGCTTGATTAAAAGCATCGTAGCGAAATAATTTGAGAGTTTCAGTTTAAATTAGCCGGAGAGTCTTGTAATTTTGTTTAAAGTCTAAGTTAATCCGGTACTTTTCGAACGAGAACGTGCATCGAAGGATTAAAGTAACCCAAGAGCTGTATCGAAGCAACTGGAAACGCGGCGAAGCTTGAAAACTTCGTTTACTCGTTAAGCTTTCCAAGAGAAGTACAGTTTTATATTTCTATACGAAATATTGGAGGAAAAATTCTTTGAAAACACTTGTTATCTACCTAACTTCTGTCAAATTTTTGTACTTATTTATTATCCATATTTACATGTTCTTTTCGCGTATCGTTCCTTTTCCTACTCTTTTCTCTTCGCCTACTATCCTTTGTTGAATTTGCAGTGTAAAGCAACACCCACATAGAAGAAAGTGCAGAAATGCGTCGGTGCAGTATTCTCTCGGTACCAATCTCGTACAAGCATGACCCACTTTTCAACGATCGCACGTGCGCACGGACGAATAAACACGCATTCTCGAAAATGACATGGATGAAGATGCTCGTAGGATCCTTGGGCCGGTCGAGACAAACGTAGAATCGGTGCATCGGCTAGACGATAGGAAAGTCACATTTCACTATTTCCCAACTGGTTTTGCGAGCGACATACTTGCACTTCACTCTTAGATCGGTGCCAATGACGTGCCTGGAGCGAAAACAGGGAAAACTCAGCTCTTACTCTTCTTCTTAATGATTAGAATCGCTATCGTGATTCGTGTAATTTGTTCGATGAATCTCGCGCGAAGATTATATTCATCAGTTAAtcatagaatattaaaatatactttagatatacgatatacgattcCTTTCATTCGATTCCCCTCGCATTGGAAAGGGATACTTTCTCAAGCAATACGTATTCGACGTATCGTAGCAATTGGCTATCATTTCACCAGCGAATAGATCTACTCGAAAGATGGTCTCTCTCTATTTATCACCGCGGGTTACACCAATCGCGTGGTCATCGAAGGCGTGGTGCTCGTAGCGAAGATTCGTACGAGATCGATGCAACGAACGAACATAGTGCCGGTGAAAGTAAAGTTAGTCGAACAGATGGACACGAGTGGACCGCCCGCGAATTGATTCGAAAAAACATGCGCCTTAAGAAGCGTTTGCACAACCGGAACTGAAAAGATTCTTCCGAGAGCATCGTGAAACGTTTTACTTCCGCGATCACACCACGATCTTCCGAACAATTTACTCTCCTACCTTTTTTCAACTTCTCGGACGAAAGAGATCGACCCGATTGTGTTTAGAGGTTCGCGTGCTAAGCAAGACACTCTCCGTTTCTCTGCTACTGGCCATTTGCTGCGACCACGAGAACATCGTAGCGATAATTATTTACCGTCCGTTTAAACTCCGAACGGGCTTATCTTGTCCGCCGTGAACGAGAGCTTTCACGCTTCGCCTCGGTCGGTCGTTGTCTTTATTTCCTTCGTGACAAGATGGATTTATCCCACCCGCTTCACCTTAGACCAGTTTACCGTAACATACCTTACACTGGCAACGAGACCGGGAGGTGTTTTACTAGCCGGTCTCGTTGAACCGGGTGTGCACCGGCTACGCTCGGATCTACATATAAGAACGGAGAAACGTTAAACTAGTTTTCACGATTTTTCAGCCGGCCGAGTATAAAGGAGAAATTCAATGTCGACCGATACGTCATTAGACATCGCGCCGGCGTGCCGATTCGATCTGTTCGATCCCAAGTATTCCGGTCGGACGGTAGTGAACGGTGAACGAGACAAGCGAATGAGATAACGCGGAGAAACTAACGCATCGATCAAATCCTGTTAATCATTGGCAGGCGATAGCGACGGTTGATTAATATGGACTTGTTGGTCAGTATAAATTTTCCTTTATATTTCAGTATTATTTTCAGTATTATTTTCCTTTATATATATGTGTCGAACGTGTATCGAACCGATAGCTTGATTTATACTTCGAATTTCAGCTATTCTTTCTACTGTCGTCGACGATTACGTCGACTTACGTTCAAGGATACGAAAAGAACAACGATCCAAATGACGAGCCCTTTCTACCGATATATCCGGTCTATCCCTACAGTcctaaattaattaaaagaggAATCGAGAAAGACACCGTTACGCAGCCATCTCCGGAATTATACGCGCCCAAAGTCGATGCCAAGGACTCTTATAGCGTCAGCTTCAGCGCTAATCACCCTCGAGATCCTTACAATTCTAATTACAACCCATATACCAAGATTCCTTCGTCATCTACTTACGCATACTACGGTCCATATACATACCCAACAAGTCCTTACAACACATATAATCCCTACTCGTCCCCGTACACGGTACCTCCGTCCTCTTATTCAACAATGCCTTACTCGTCCACCTATCCTAATTATTATTACCAATCTCCCTATTATTATGCCGATTACTATAACCGGCCATTATTTCCGCCACCACCATTACCACCACCTGCTATCGATTACTCTGGCGAGAAGTATTCCGATATGGAATCTAACGGCAGAAATAAAGACAAGAAACTCGGCGGTGATAACAACTACAGGATCAACGACGTTCAATTTGTCGATGGAGCCAACTACATTTCCGCAAATTCGAAGGATCTCGATAGTCATTCAAGCACGCAGAAAACGAGCAGTTTCCAGAATCAGTTGGAACAAACGAACAGCATCctgattaaaaatattccaaTTCCATTACCGAAAACCACCTACAGAGTAATCAGCGTTGCGGGACAACCGGTAGGTCCTGATTATCCTTTGCCAGCATCTTACGTGAATGCTCAGCAAATGGAACAGCTTATGAATCATCACGATTTGGTCAAGCTATTGGCTCAAAATTTGCAACATGTCCCTGAATATCCTGCACGTGAATCGACCAAAAATAGCGCGATCATTACGTACGATGATCAAGACAACGATTCACAACGCTTGAATCAAAACGAACGAAGCAAAAATACACGTTACGTTCCTGTTTCTAATATAATCGCTAAGACTGGTTTAAGTTACGTCGTAAATCCTACGGTTCTTAGGAAATTGAACGTTGGAGAAGCAACTGCTCAAATCGCACAGACAGCGAAATCTCAATTGAAAAACATAAAGTATTCATCCTTAGCCCCAGATGTGTACACAGGGATCGAGAAGCCCGAAGAAGATCAAACCGAGTCCAACGAGAAATACGAAAATTACGAGAAGTCGTCCTCTCAAGATATCCAAGACGATTACGCGTCTGATAAACAGCAgcagaattacgatataaatccGGTCCAGTCTTATCAGAATCAAAATTATGTCACGAGGCAAACGCCTCGTGGGTACAATTACCAGTATACCAGCTATAACCCATCGCAAACGACCTCTCAGCGGCAATCGCAGCAGTACCAGAATAATTTGGACAATACAAATTTCGGCGTTAAAACGAAAAAGGCGTAAATTTCCGGAGATTAAAAAAGTGAAAGAGAAATAGAAGAAGTCCCGCTGGTATGGTGTTATAATTTCTTGTTTCagagttttatttttatatcagtaGTTGAATAAGATTAGCATCGAtacgatatttataatttaattatgcgTTCTTCTCTCATTTCTACAACGATTCTCATCAGCGTGTTTTCAATATAAAGgtcaatttaaaaaaagaatcaTGCGTTTTTCTGACAGATCGCACAAGATACCGTACCTCGTAGCATATTCTATAACACGATATACGATcttcacgttacaacgtaccaCTTTTATTCGTTTTTTACTTCGAAGGAATTCCGATGTCACGATCTTTCTCACCTATGGCATATCGTAATGATATTTATTAGACTTCTACGTCCTACGCTTATGCAAATTCTGTACCCATTTTGtcattgttaataataaaatattgttgtTGTTCCACGCGTGACTTTCGTTCTTCCTTCTTTACATTCACATCGTACGCGTCTTATTTGCCAAATCTCACGATCATTTTGCGAAATACCAACTTGTTCGAGAGTCCTTTCTATTTAAATATCATCTGGATGAATATTTTGCGCTCGTGTCGAGTGACGTATCGTAAACGCGGGTCAATGTACGATAGGTGAACGTATTTTAATCCGATCGGCAATTTTCGACCTTTTGGGGATGTACGCGGGAAGGCAAATGAAAGGAAACGATGCGGATCTCGGCAGCATCCGGTCGATCGTTTGGGCGCGGTAATGGAAAGGGGAAGTGAGATTGCGATTCACCGGAATCACCCGAACCGTACATCGTGGCAGGTGAGAGAGAGTGGCGAGTACCAGTGTTTTGTTTTATTTCTCACATTCCCAGCGAGTATGTCGGTGGTCGAAAATAAAATCGAACGAGCCGAGCCTCTTACTTTCTCGTGGTTGGGTTTGATCTCGATCCCTTATATACACGGTGATCTGAAAACTCGATGGCATCACTTTTTTgacagcattttcattggttCGTGTTTACAATATCTCGGTTTATTTTAGTTTATATTAGTTTGCGAAACTTTGATCATACGCGGTCTTTCAATTACGTTCCCTTTGAAGGCAATCATTTCGGATTCTGTTTGAAAAATCGTACAGCTCTTTGATACCATAATTGCTCACTCGAATCTAAACATCTTCAATTTTAAATCtgcataaaattaaatttctctcTCGCTGGTGTGTGTAATAAATTTCCTTCTTTAAAGCAATAGATGCGATAACTTTGACATAATGTAAATTACAGCGATCAAAAGAGTTTCATATTATGATTTATGTAGGAGGTCGGGCgtaaaatttctattaattttacaatcGTCTATGGAGTTGTAGCCGAGAAAGTGACCCGCCCGAAAGAATGAGCGTCTTCTCTCCCTTTCATAGTATCCGTTGCCTCGTGACAAGATCATGATCCTGAAACTGTCAAGCTGCAATCGTTACCGCAGTATGGTCGAGAAAGTTCCTCGGCTTAATTGAAGATAATTCGACTGAAGGTACAAGCGAGCCGGTCATCGTTTATTAGATCATTCTCCCTGCTTCCACACCCAGAATGCGGATAGAAAGTGTTTTTTTCTCCTGGTTTGACGAGCGTGTGTACTCGTACTTgtattcatagccggaggaaaGGGTTCGCGGAAACGCGAACATCGCTGGCGAAACGCGCTACACACGAACAAGGAGCGACGAAGAAAATGATGGACTCTACAAGATCTCCTTTCCTTCCgttaatttcaaataaatttttcgaAGGCCTTTGAGAGTGAAAAGTAACCTGCCTCTTTTTCTTCCAAGTTTCTTTCGCGCGTAGATATATTTCGCCTCGTCTTCCTGTAAATTTCACTCATACGCGAGAAAGATTTTCCTGAACGTTAAAAGCGTCCAGGCATACttgtcatttttattttattctgtgTTAATAAATCGCGTGAATTTTTTGCTTTAAGCATGGCGAATGTCCCATTGAAATTTTCTTCTTGAAATAACGCACGAGACAATGGTTTCAGGCTCGGTCGCCATTAAATTTGACGATCATTAAGTCTCTCTCTGAATATATTGAGCACACCCTTCAATTGTTCGAGTCAAGTATTCATAGCGactttatttcttgtatttttaatcATCGCGAATATTGTAAGAGACTATACTTAGATACTTTTATTCGTAAATTCTCCAGCATTGTATCTACTTCCGCCTATAGACTACTTATTTATGTACATACGGAATATACGTATTTGTAAAACAGATTCAAATTGATTATATTTCCAGTGTTATATTATAGAAGCTGTCGAATGCAGGATAAGTACACAGATCGATGTGCCGATTGAccgataaattaattattaaatcttTGTACTGGGAAACGCGAGACGATTTACAAGCAGATTACTTTCTATTGTACCACGTTTGGCGCACATCTTACATTGACGATGCATTTGGCAATGGAAATTAGAAAGATCTATTTAATGATCGGCTTCCGATCCCCACGGAGTATATCCTTCTTTCTATTCACTTTTCACGATACGTTCTCACAGCTAAACGTCTACTAAACTGCTTGTTTTTCTTGAATTAAACGCGGCTAATTATCGTGGTTGGTATATCGTGGGAAATACATAGCGTCCGACGAGGAGCTAGAAATTAGAAAACTAATATCTCTCAGGACAGATACTCGATGTGTACTGATTTTTTAATCGTGCGAAGTGTAGTACCAAGTTGTATTAGCATATTATCGTACAGCCTGCTATTAGCGATACTGTATATATAGCGATCGTATTATATATGATCAAGTTTTGGCATGCTCCTTTTTCCTCGTGCACGTAACATCGCACGTTCTATGATTTTTAATAATGAAAGGGATGTTCGGTCCCTTCACTTGTACCTGAGTGAAGCAGGTATTCCTATCACGTGGTCCAGGAGGGCCACTAAAGACGCTATGATACACGAGTGAAATGTGCCCCGTcaagatatacatacatactgcTGGTAGGGGTAAAGGCTATATAAGAGAAGGTGAATCTACATTGGTTTTGTAGTAGAGCTAGAATCTTCGGGTCGCGGTCATACTTTCTGAAATTAAAGCAACATGGTAAGTGCTCTTCTAGTCGTCTCATAATATCTTAATTACCAGTGGCCCCTTGTTACGTTGGAAATCTGTACAACGTCTTATCTTGGTATGcggaaataaaatttcttaatataCCGATAAATTATGGAAAGAGAAAATTTCGGCTATGCCACTTTGATAGTATCTGTATCGCAATTAATACGAGAACCATAAACTTTTACTTTTGTATCGACGATACATGCGATGCACTCGCTTACGGGAGTAGCCCTCCCCCAGAGAGATTGCATCCAGGTGCAGTGTATAAAAGAGTGCTCCATACCGGATATTTGACCCAGAACTTTGTGATCAGTGAAAGTATATTCCGATGCAAGTTCATTTCTTACCAGCAAACGCAATGGTTAAGAAGCAAATATATGACCAAATATAAATAATGGCTATCGTTTGTTGCAATCTACGCTATCGCGTATAGTTGTATTGCATTTCAAATTTGACTTACTTTATTttagtaatattatatttgaatAGAAACGATTTCCAGTTTCTTAGTTACGCGATACtttgctatttattttgcagaaattttatttgatgcTGGGCTTGCTGTGCATCGGTGCGAATGGAGAAAAGAAGATCAACTTGGAGGACATAGAAAGGGATAATTTAAAAGTGGAAGGTATATCGAAATCCGGCATTACACGGACCGAGCAATCAAAATTCCTTACAAAGCCAGAATTTAGCCAACAACACTACCAAGTACCGAATCAATATCATGGACCACCGACTAGTTCATCGGTTACGTACGTAACCCCACCTCCAGTGCAAAATGTAAAACAAACGTTGTAAATGTCACAAATCATGTTAAATCATATAATCGGAGATTAACTCAATTCATGTTTACTTAGTTCCAGCCAGAAACGTACGTTCACCCTAACAAGTACGCGGCGAAAGAACAAGTTTATCAGCAGCAGAACAACATCTCGCCGCAACAAATATTACCACAGCGATATTACAACGAATACCAACAGCAGCCGTCATTAGCCCCAAAAGGAATCACGTCAAATGCCTATGAGTCGGAAGAATTGACTTATCAACCGGAAGTGAATATTGGCAATCAGTTGCAGGCTGCACAACAAAAAACAGTTTCGGCGAACTTCGCGAGAAATGTGAATAAAGGTCTCGACAATGTGAAAGGCGAACGCAACATTTAAGGTCGGCCCGAACTTAATTTAAcctttaatgaaatttttacaGAACCGGTATACATCGACATACCCACGATGCATCTTCTGACTTATTACCCGAATTTAGACGTAAGTTCTGGTAAAACCGGATTATTGGTACCGCGATTAACCACAGCAACGACCAATCATATATCTATCCCTTTCTATACGTCAACGCTAAATCAAAAGCCAATAGTAGCCGGGAAGCAAACTTACCAAATACAGTACGCACCAAAATATAATAGCGCACCTGCTGCTTCTTCGACCAAGGTTAGTATCTGGAGAAATAATTATTAGAAAGTATAATTTTCATAGTATTTGTAGAATTTTGGAAACGATACTAGAACTAAATAGAAGCATTCGTCGTTTCAGGTTACGAAGAGTGCGATTTATACAACTCCCGTCAACTCAAAGAAATTCTCTAGCTCTGCGTTATTCAGCGTGCCAACTTACGCACCATCGGATCAAACGTATGCCCAAGGAAGGCAACTTCTATATACACAAGCGTACATTGCTCCGTCCCAGCCACAGTACGTTTCCCAGCTAGTGTACACTCAACCGGCAACGGTTTATATGCATGCCACGCCAGTTTACAGTGACGTTTACGCTCGTCCACCTAGCTACGATCAAGATAATTCTTTGCAAGGCAGCGTGAAATACACCGCGCCGCTTGAAGAGTTCCATTCCGCGGCATCAATTGCTGATGAGCTGCCGAATCAAGGTCTGGGGCAACAAAACAGTCAGAGCGTGACTCAGAATTACGTCAAGGTTCGTAGCGATGCGAGGAAGTAAATGGAATTTGTAATAGGAAGGCAACGAAATTCCTTTTGATTAAAAGATTCTGCTGCATAAATATACTTATCGTAACAGGATCCGGAAGAACCAAATACCGATCTAGTACCACCTCAAATACCAGCACAGGATTTCAAATCTAGTGCCACGTCTTTGACGCCCGTTTCGTCGCACGACGAAGAACCTGTtccagaacaaaattacgcagGCTCGTCCGAGCCTAGATCATTGCTAGACTCGTACGTTCCAAGCAATTTGATCGCAGCCCAAGATTCTTCCAAgtaagaaattattatttataacgagCTATATATGTGGATAAAATCTTCCTAGTCCGCCAGTTTCCTAGATACGTTTGCTAAAATAAATATTCGTTACAGATATCAAGAGAGGCCGATAAAGCTGGAAAGAGGTTTTCTTCCATCGaaagaaaatttcttatacAAGAAACGCAAGATTGACTAATCCATTGAGCGTTTTCTTTATCTGATAATTGGCGATCGTCGAGTATGATGGTCAGTAGATACTGTTAATAGAAACTTCGACGTTCATTGCAGTTGAGAAGCGAGTGAAGATATACCGCCGACAATAAAAGGCGTCGCATCTAGTCTTTTATCGAAGATCCTTCAATTACAAGCGTAAACGTCGTACTTATGTTTAACTTTGTTGatctttcgtttttttttttttatatatacctGTGGGTGTAcgtttacaattttttaataaactctTATTAAAAGGAACGTTGTCCTACACTTACTATCATTGTACTATATTAGGTGAAATTTTTACATCCGATGAAACAGTTCAGTGATTGAAAGTTTCAAAGGAATTAGTATATTTTTTTGGCTACATGTTGTAAATTGAGCATTTTCTAAATTGTAAAAGATAGAAAGCAAAAAATATCGTCAAATATTTTGTCACGGAAATCGTAACGAATATATTCAAATTTATGAATTAAAAGTATCTGAAACCTTCAATATTCCATCTTCTTTGAAGTTGAATAATTTATTGGCCCATTTCTCCGATTATGGCGTTAGTGTAACTATGATAAAAGCATCGCCATCACATTACGTATTCGAATAGAGAGCTGTTGACACGAGGCAGAGACACAGCCACTTAGCTATTTACGCGGATGCCGGCGCCGTGTGCCAAAATGAGAAAGCGGATCCTGGGGAAAGAACCAATGGTGCAGGCTTTTGATATTATTTGCCAAAAATTTCAGCTAGGCGaacattttaatttttcttttttttattaacacGCTGTATACTAATTAAGAAAAATATCACAACGGTATAAACGTTGCGCagcaataaaaatttgttttacaGTCATATCATTTTTAATCAACGGTTAGCAAATGACGCAGCATTAAGGATTTGCgtaattgtaataatttatcGAGTTTCGGCTGATCTTTTGCACGACTCAATTAGCCATGAAAAAGCACGTGTCACCTTGGACGGTAATTAATTGTCGCTTTAATCTCGTTGTCGCGATCATAACTacgaatatgtatatcgtgaC is a window from the Bombus affinis isolate iyBomAffi1 chromosome 9, iyBomAffi1.2, whole genome shotgun sequence genome containing:
- the LOC126920275 gene encoding putative protein TPRXL, whose product is MRSLALLVLVVTAIISVSCRETKGDNRPLRPPPKGKRGIVEYSGGYSSGGSSYNSPLISSGYSGGSYLGHSAGIQSLGGSSLGHGSTGYSLGSGGLSLGSGLSHGAGLQGISLGGHFGQSSYAGPSLNSISGGGGGSISLLSSSLKNGPVTFGIHGGGISSGSSSSSSYSAPAYATGIHGLSSYGGGASSSISLPAMLGSGHTSSYSLPTASLSSLGSSSGHGLSLQSIAPSSSYHSVSGGLVIDSSSLGKGSSSYSLPVSSSHGSSSSYSLPTSSGSHGISSLSSSSGGSASYSLPISSGSSSGHISLSSGSSDSSSYSLPVSSGSYASGSSHSNYIPSSSDVSYSSGGSSSYSSPSSSYSSSGSSYSGSVSSYSSPGASYSSPSVSYSSPSSSYSSPSTSYGTPVESHGSYSNLSPRYIAYSSSKGYDGLNSGSNKYDTISYSSPSGKY
- the LOC126919995 gene encoding uncharacterized protein LOC126919995, with the translated sequence MDLLLFFLLSSTITSTYVQGYEKNNDPNDEPFLPIYPVYPYSPKLIKRGIEKDTVTQPSPELYAPKVDAKDSYSVSFSANHPRDPYNSNYNPYTKIPSSSTYAYYGPYTYPTSPYNTYNPYSSPYTVPPSSYSTMPYSSTYPNYYYQSPYYYADYYNRPLFPPPPLPPPAIDYSGEKYSDMESNGRNKDKKLGGDNNYRINDVQFVDGANYISANSKDLDSHSSTQKTSSFQNQLEQTNSILIKNIPIPLPKTTYRVISVAGQPVGPDYPLPASYVNAQQMEQLMNHHDLVKLLAQNLQHVPEYPARESTKNSAIITYDDQDNDSQRLNQNERSKNTRYVPVSNIIAKTGLSYVVNPTVLRKLNVGEATAQIAQTAKSQLKNIKYSSLAPDVYTGIEKPEEDQTESNEKYENYEKSSSQDIQDDYASDKQQQNYDINPVQSYQNQNYVTRQTPRGYNYQYTSYNPSQTTSQRQSQQYQNNLDNTNFGVKTKKA
- the LOC126919994 gene encoding uncharacterized protein LOC126919994 isoform X1; this translates as MKFYLMLGLLCIGANGEKKINLEDIERDNLKVEGISKSGITRTEQSKFLTKPEFSQQHYQVPNQYHGPPTSSSVTYVTPPPVQNFQPETYVHPNKYAAKEQVYQQQNNISPQQILPQRYYNEYQQQPSLAPKGITSNAYESEELTYQPEVNIGNQLQAAQQKTVSANFARNVNKEPVYIDIPTMHLLTYYPNLDVSSGKTGLLVPRLTTATTNHISIPFYTSTLNQKPIVAGKQTYQIQYAPKYNSAPAASSTKHSSFQVTKSAIYTTPVNSKKFSSSALFSVPTYAPSDQTYAQGRQLLYTQAYIAPSQPQYVSQLVYTQPATVYMHATPVYSDVYARPPSYDQDNSLQGSVKYTAPLEEFHSAASIADELPNQGLGQQNSQSVTQNYVKDPEEPNTDLVPPQIPAQDFKSSATSLTPVSSHDEEPVPEQNYAGSSEPRSLLDSYVPSNLIAAQDSSKYQERPIKLERGFLPSKENFLYKKRKID
- the LOC126919994 gene encoding uncharacterized protein LOC126919994 isoform X2; the protein is MKFYLMLGLLCIGANGEKKINLEDIERDNLKVEGISKSGITRTEQSKFLTKPEFSQQHYQVPNQYHGPPTSSSVTYVTPPPVQNFQPETYVHPNKYAAKEQVYQQQNNISPQQILPQRYYNEYQQQPSLAPKGITSNAYESEELTYQPEVNIGNQLQAAQQKTVSANFARNVNKEPVYIDIPTMHLLTYYPNLDVSSGKTGLLVPRLTTATTNHISIPFYTSTLNQKPIVAGKQTYQIQYAPKYNSAPAASSTKVTKSAIYTTPVNSKKFSSSALFSVPTYAPSDQTYAQGRQLLYTQAYIAPSQPQYVSQLVYTQPATVYMHATPVYSDVYARPPSYDQDNSLQGSVKYTAPLEEFHSAASIADELPNQGLGQQNSQSVTQNYVKDPEEPNTDLVPPQIPAQDFKSSATSLTPVSSHDEEPVPEQNYAGSSEPRSLLDSYVPSNLIAAQDSSKYQERPIKLERGFLPSKENFLYKKRKID